From a single Pelotomaculum isophthalicicum JI genomic region:
- the cas3 gene encoding CRISPR-associated helicase Cas3', with product MTSLLWPDWLDDIWAKSPEKDKNGEDGESLARHTWFVLQKLSEMIELRPYLPEMVGFPGLWQTLFWSCLLHDFGKAAKGFQNGLREGPRWPHRHEVLSLAFLDWINKGFSKDENLWTAAAIVYHHKDPDEITFFYLGSKDCSENTVGDLTAGIEESVLKGLWQWLAECIPTWIEELGLASSGVKMVDLVSRDNALNLFISKGSMNIRELLMNLRRWLRQTSRLRKDVLTVGTLALRGHIISCDHTASAHAGSLSKCQLYNTDELLTQWGLLKETLYSHQTACLNTRESAILIAPTGSGKTEAALLWAHNQDDSEKPISRLLYTLPYQASMNAMYGRLIQKGFPGRVGLEHSRSVLALYRRYLEEDYGRKQAMKLARWARQLARLHYYPVRVLSPYQMLKGLYRLKGYESLLTDFLGGVFIFDEIHAYDVKRLAAILATIKYLRKNFGARFLVMSATLPGLLQSKLADALGTNKIIQATPEVFRKFQRHRLLVREGDLLEGSWLKRIANEAKNNLSVLVCCNTIMRAQQAYNELSKELANRVEVLLLHGRFNGRDRLSKEIIIQDTSGSQSKARRPIILVSTQVVEVSLDIDLDVIYSDPAPLEALIQRFGRINRRRLKEWAPVNVFTEPSDGRHVYQEELVLRSLEVLKKNAGNLINEEEISCWLDEVYHGKVAESWNNEFQESYTEFEASCLKTLRAFDADESLEELFYRAFDGMEVLPACLESEYQTLMSANEPLEASQLLVPLSWRHYCMLRSKGFAWNNGRGRPNIVDVPYNSEVGLMNKISN from the coding sequence ATGACCAGCCTGTTATGGCCGGACTGGTTGGATGATATATGGGCAAAAAGCCCGGAAAAGGACAAGAACGGGGAAGACGGGGAAAGTTTAGCCCGGCACACATGGTTTGTATTACAAAAGTTATCCGAGATGATTGAGCTTCGCCCTTACCTTCCGGAAATGGTCGGTTTCCCTGGTTTGTGGCAAACCCTATTCTGGTCTTGTTTGCTTCATGATTTCGGAAAAGCGGCAAAAGGATTTCAGAATGGGTTGCGTGAGGGGCCGCGATGGCCGCACCGGCACGAAGTCCTTTCATTAGCATTCCTGGATTGGATTAACAAAGGTTTTAGTAAGGATGAAAATCTTTGGACGGCGGCAGCGATTGTTTATCACCACAAGGACCCTGACGAAATTACCTTTTTTTACCTGGGGAGCAAAGATTGTTCTGAAAATACGGTGGGAGATTTAACAGCCGGGATTGAAGAGAGTGTTCTCAAAGGGCTTTGGCAGTGGCTGGCTGAATGTATACCGACATGGATTGAAGAGTTAGGCCTTGCCTCATCCGGAGTAAAGATGGTGGATTTGGTTTCACGGGACAATGCCTTGAATCTGTTTATAAGTAAGGGTTCAATGAACATACGCGAGCTTTTAATGAATCTTCGGCGCTGGTTGCGTCAAACAAGCCGTTTGAGAAAGGATGTTCTGACTGTCGGTACATTGGCGTTACGCGGTCATATCATTTCTTGCGATCACACTGCTTCAGCTCATGCCGGTTCTTTATCTAAATGTCAATTGTACAACACTGACGAATTGTTGACTCAATGGGGATTATTAAAAGAAACATTATATTCTCATCAAACTGCTTGTTTAAATACGAGAGAATCAGCGATATTGATTGCGCCCACCGGGAGTGGAAAAACCGAGGCGGCCCTTTTATGGGCGCATAATCAGGATGATAGTGAAAAACCTATTTCCCGGTTGCTCTATACTTTGCCCTATCAGGCAAGTATGAACGCAATGTACGGCAGGCTAATTCAAAAGGGCTTTCCCGGCCGGGTAGGGTTGGAACATAGCCGCAGCGTGTTAGCGCTGTACAGACGTTATTTGGAAGAAGATTACGGTCGGAAGCAGGCAATGAAGCTAGCACGGTGGGCCAGGCAATTAGCTCGCTTGCATTACTATCCCGTGCGGGTATTAAGTCCATATCAAATGCTCAAAGGGCTTTACCGTCTTAAAGGGTATGAGTCCCTTCTAACTGATTTCCTTGGCGGAGTTTTTATTTTTGATGAAATCCACGCTTACGATGTTAAGCGCCTGGCAGCAATTTTAGCAACAATTAAATATTTAAGAAAAAACTTTGGAGCACGCTTTTTGGTTATGTCGGCGACATTACCTGGTTTATTGCAATCCAAGCTCGCTGATGCCTTGGGAACGAACAAAATTATCCAGGCTACTCCAGAGGTGTTTAGAAAGTTTCAACGACACCGCTTGCTGGTTCGGGAAGGAGATTTGCTGGAGGGAAGCTGGCTTAAACGAATCGCCAATGAGGCAAAGAACAACCTGAGTGTTTTGGTTTGCTGCAATACTATAATGAGAGCGCAGCAGGCCTATAATGAATTGTCCAAAGAATTGGCCAACCGTGTTGAAGTGCTGTTGCTTCACGGACGTTTTAACGGCCGGGACCGTTTAAGCAAAGAAATAATCATACAGGATACAAGTGGTTCACAATCCAAAGCCCGCAGACCAATTATATTGGTGTCCACCCAGGTTGTGGAAGTAAGCCTTGATATTGATTTGGACGTAATCTATTCAGACCCTGCCCCATTAGAGGCATTGATTCAACGTTTTGGACGTATCAACCGGCGCCGTTTGAAAGAATGGGCGCCAGTTAATGTTTTCACCGAACCAAGTGATGGCCGGCATGTTTACCAAGAAGAGTTGGTACTAAGATCTTTGGAAGTTCTCAAAAAGAATGCCGGAAATTTAATTAATGAAGAGGAAATTTCATGTTGGTTAGATGAAGTTTATCATGGCAAGGTCGCAGAAAGCTGGAATAACGAATTTCAAGAATCATATACCGAATTCGAAGCCAGTTGTTTGAAAACCCTGCGCGCCTTCGATGCAGATGAAAGCCTGGAAGAATTGTTTTACCGTGCTTTTGACGGTATGGAAGTTTTACCTGCTTGTCTTGAAAGCGAGTACCAGACTTTAATGTCAGCAAATGAACCGCTTGAAGCCAGCCAATTGTTAGTACCATTATCATGGCGACATTACTGCATGCTCAGAAGCAAGGGGTTTGCCTGGAATAATGGGCGTGGCCGGCCTAATATTGTCGATGTGCCATATAATAGTGAGGTTGGATTAATGAATAAGATATCTAATTAA
- the cas7i gene encoding type I-B CRISPR-associated protein Cas7/Cst2/DevR produces the protein MAFVTGLLLVDAPASALNNQGNIPGERYDNSTGVKLIWTKEGYYPYVSAQAFKYWLRTTLEQTGSWVSAPVYREEKIAYTDANPVKYWDDDLFGYMRAHSKRESARAKRESDQLRAGETETTDTVTRAAPFRAGTLVSIAPVTPTSDFGVMSRHEGDPVPHEHQFYRTTLKGLFSLDLKSAGTFWYKQKTGFRNLDEVRKKEAAELGLLHMKQEKAYRLPLDERIKRVTTLFEGMATLDGGAKQTLHYTDITPPVVILAVTRGGNHVFGYVIGGNKRGLPELKIEALEEVLTVFKEEILSDVYVGWVRGYLDEEREKLESFINTPTGSRVRLSHPRESFRELIKALESPENAAWLE, from the coding sequence ATGGCTTTTGTCACTGGCCTGTTACTTGTTGACGCGCCGGCGTCAGCGTTGAATAATCAGGGAAATATTCCAGGTGAACGTTATGACAATAGCACCGGTGTAAAATTAATCTGGACCAAAGAGGGCTATTATCCATATGTTTCGGCCCAGGCTTTCAAGTACTGGTTACGTACGACTTTGGAGCAGACTGGCTCGTGGGTATCCGCGCCTGTTTACCGTGAGGAAAAAATCGCCTATACTGACGCCAATCCGGTAAAGTATTGGGATGATGACCTTTTTGGGTATATGCGTGCCCATTCTAAACGTGAGTCTGCACGGGCCAAGCGTGAATCCGACCAGTTGCGGGCCGGTGAGACAGAAACCACAGACACAGTGACCAGGGCAGCACCTTTTAGAGCCGGCACTTTGGTTTCCATTGCCCCGGTCACTCCGACCAGTGACTTCGGGGTGATGTCACGACACGAAGGCGACCCTGTACCTCATGAGCACCAGTTTTACCGCACCACTTTAAAAGGTTTGTTTTCTCTGGACTTAAAGTCCGCCGGCACGTTCTGGTATAAACAAAAAACAGGTTTTCGCAACCTCGACGAAGTGCGAAAAAAAGAAGCGGCTGAGCTTGGCTTGTTGCATATGAAACAGGAAAAGGCGTATCGCTTACCCTTAGATGAGCGTATTAAGCGGGTTACCACTCTTTTTGAAGGAATGGCTACCCTGGATGGAGGAGCCAAGCAGACCCTGCACTATACCGATATCACACCTCCGGTGGTAATTCTTGCAGTGACCCGGGGCGGAAATCATGTTTTTGGTTACGTAATAGGGGGAAACAAGCGTGGCCTTCCGGAACTGAAAATCGAAGCTTTAGAAGAGGTTTTGACTGTCTTTAAGGAGGAAATTCTTTCTGATGTTTATGTCGGTTGGGTACGTGGTTACCTGGATGAAGAAAGAGAAAAGTTAGAAAGTTTTATTAATACACCAACAGGCAGTAGGGTACGGCTCAGCCATCCGCGTGAATCTTTCAGGGAATTGATAAAAGCGTTAGAATCACCGGAAAACGCGGCTTGGTTAGAATAG
- the cas8a1 gene encoding type I-B CRISPR-associated protein Cas8b1/Cst1: MRKILSYTGHPFFDVGLAMVTVFAGKYDPSSVTEADLDSMASFIEREYAREPLKSFLGVAFTTNAWFNQPAFTKQPEKRSDYARRILRGYGKELPEERCVFTGKAATAVAFSDKLPPGRAYRQHIPLLTGEGVINFHPAGHTGLPVSGEAALCLQAFPLGCAKCGGRLLAVHSDNTDITYDFAAEFFGYNRQAMLLAQQAGSSKMPEAKMSAKTLLIQTLLNIELRRREEALDHRPSSVTAYHLTNSGQSNPLDDRNPPLEIYHLPIELTGFLVQLASPNYRAEWNAIAERAWRLALPGKKKKRAADGEAEDTRPKRNFLFEDLFQLPDNAGKFIRRYFLRVPAHVKTEDDPRGFYSIRDEASLISWKITDLFLREVMKVDQERIRQIRDLGDRLAAYIYGEDDRKFFTAFYNAKNYLHLRNTLIRANLAHVKRGNPPLITLEPFIEVFEEGFEVERPDRRLATDLVLIRMIEQLYNLGWLGKNKDTLHELKDDDEPEKGDL; the protein is encoded by the coding sequence GTGAGAAAGATACTTAGTTACACTGGGCATCCCTTTTTTGACGTCGGGCTGGCTATGGTGACCGTTTTTGCAGGAAAATATGATCCGAGTTCTGTAACGGAAGCCGATCTGGATTCAATGGCGTCTTTTATTGAACGCGAATATGCCCGGGAGCCGTTGAAATCTTTTCTTGGGGTAGCTTTTACTACCAATGCCTGGTTCAATCAACCGGCTTTTACTAAACAGCCGGAAAAACGCAGCGACTATGCCAGAAGAATTTTAAGAGGCTACGGCAAAGAGTTGCCGGAAGAAAGATGTGTGTTCACAGGTAAAGCTGCCACGGCAGTTGCCTTCTCGGACAAGCTGCCGCCCGGGCGGGCATACCGGCAGCACATTCCTTTGCTTACCGGAGAGGGAGTAATCAACTTTCATCCTGCGGGACACACTGGTCTGCCGGTTTCAGGTGAGGCAGCCCTGTGCCTGCAGGCTTTCCCTTTAGGGTGTGCCAAATGCGGCGGCAGGCTTTTAGCGGTTCACTCCGACAACACAGATATAACTTATGATTTCGCAGCTGAATTTTTTGGGTACAACCGGCAGGCTATGCTGTTGGCACAACAGGCAGGCAGCAGTAAAATGCCGGAGGCGAAAATGTCAGCTAAAACCCTGCTGATCCAAACGCTATTGAATATTGAACTGAGGCGGCGGGAGGAGGCTCTAGACCACCGCCCCTCATCCGTAACAGCCTACCACCTGACCAATAGCGGGCAGTCCAACCCTTTAGACGACCGGAATCCACCCCTGGAAATATATCATCTGCCGATTGAGCTTACGGGTTTTCTTGTTCAACTGGCCAGTCCTAATTACCGGGCTGAATGGAACGCTATTGCCGAACGGGCATGGCGTTTAGCGTTGCCTGGCAAAAAGAAAAAACGTGCCGCGGATGGTGAAGCGGAAGATACCCGCCCGAAAAGAAACTTTTTGTTTGAAGATTTATTCCAGTTGCCGGACAATGCCGGTAAGTTCATCCGTCGTTACTTCTTGCGTGTTCCGGCGCATGTGAAAACGGAGGACGACCCGCGCGGCTTCTATTCAATAAGAGACGAGGCCAGTTTGATTTCCTGGAAAATTACAGACCTTTTTTTAAGAGAGGTGATGAAAGTGGATCAAGAACGCATCAGGCAAATTCGGGATTTAGGTGACCGGCTGGCTGCGTATATCTACGGAGAAGACGACCGTAAGTTTTTTACCGCGTTTTACAACGCAAAAAATTACCTTCACCTGCGTAATACACTGATTAGAGCCAACCTGGCCCATGTAAAAAGAGGCAACCCGCCCCTGATCACTTTAGAACCGTTTATCGAAGTGTTTGAGGAAGGTTTTGAGGTGGAGCGACCGGACCGGCGCCTGGCCACTGATCTTGTTTTAATCAGAATGATTGAACAACTATACAACCTGGGCTGGCTGGGTAAAAATAAGGATACCTTGCATGAACTAAAAGATGACGATGAACCAGAAAAGGGGGATTTATAA
- a CDS encoding DUF3800 domain-containing protein translates to MIIYVEESGFQKNWTFVAVKIFSEKSARSSVNKWRHYAASISKKFVANEYKDCKTPDQQRQKMLHEISVKGFQFWVVHFVNYRGHKKDYSEAIVKLLMDVDLTDVSLIVLDKVERSKRYMDKHIEKIREEMLCPCNVRWGLSEKEKGIQIADAICGAASRDFNNMTAPSFFYLIKHLKQGVKIIVK, encoded by the coding sequence ATGATAATTTACGTTGAAGAGAGCGGCTTTCAGAAAAATTGGACCTTTGTGGCAGTTAAAATTTTTAGTGAAAAAAGTGCCAGGTCATCTGTAAATAAATGGCGACATTATGCTGCATCCATTTCAAAAAAATTTGTAGCGAATGAATACAAAGATTGCAAAACCCCTGATCAACAAAGACAAAAAATGTTGCATGAAATTTCGGTAAAGGGTTTTCAATTTTGGGTGGTGCATTTTGTTAATTATAGAGGTCATAAGAAAGACTATAGTGAAGCTATTGTAAAACTTCTCATGGACGTAGATTTAACTGATGTTAGCTTAATCGTTCTAGATAAAGTCGAGCGAAGCAAGCGGTATATGGATAAGCACATAGAAAAAATCAGAGAAGAGATGTTATGTCCGTGTAATGTTAGATGGGGACTTTCAGAAAAAGAAAAGGGTATTCAAATCGCAGATGCTATCTGTGGAGCTGCATCTAGGGATTTTAATAATATGACAGCTCCAAGTTTTTTTTATCTAATAAAACATCTTAAACAGGGAGTGAAAATAATTGTTAAATAA
- the mntA gene encoding type VII toxin-antitoxin system MntA family adenylyltransferase antitoxin produces MIFKMSSNIEIEKLLPRFKALSNCFPQVIAAYLFGSHVSGRPTPLSDIDVGVLLNEDLPDMKSFRIEMSLLGELQKIFNTDNIDLVILNKAPLPIQYSATSGILLFSNNHEKRTDFEEYVRKYYIDCLPIYREYREEFFKRLREVKMQNG; encoded by the coding sequence TTGATATTTAAAATGTCCTCCAACATTGAAATTGAGAAGTTGTTACCACGGTTTAAAGCGCTTTCTAATTGTTTTCCACAGGTTATCGCCGCCTACCTTTTTGGTTCCCATGTTTCCGGACGCCCGACCCCCCTAAGTGATATCGATGTTGGAGTGTTATTAAATGAAGATTTACCGGACATGAAATCATTCCGGATTGAAATGAGCCTATTGGGAGAACTACAAAAGATTTTTAATACTGACAACATCGACTTAGTAATCTTAAATAAAGCTCCCCTCCCCATACAGTACAGCGCCACAAGCGGTATACTGCTGTTCTCCAACAACCACGAAAAAAGAACAGATTTCGAAGAGTATGTACGAAAATATTATATCGACTGTCTGCCCATTTACCGTGAATATCGTGAGGAGTTTTTTAAAAGACTCCGAGAGGTAAAAATGCAAAATGGTTAA
- the cas5 gene encoding CRISPR-associated protein Cas5, whose product MEVLKIVAEGLTTSFRYPHFMQGVHPTFEMPPPATIYGHICSALGKWVPPEGIEFAYHFTYQAKFDDVEHIHVLTPSSGKLPGTKFPKVTEGSVNPFKRTILFKPKLTLYINRPEWKSAFLSPCYSVVLGRSQDLFTYTSVSSVKLVSSAGAYFEHTLAPYRMALQTGRGYVVLMPRFLDYANGRIPFFARYVVLHRRVYTEELIKYQELIGEKYWVDPESPEEKGAQLGLLFHTFVGDYDDQPVMAGLVG is encoded by the coding sequence ATGGAGGTACTTAAAATCGTGGCGGAGGGGTTAACCACTTCCTTCCGGTACCCCCACTTTATGCAGGGTGTTCACCCAACTTTTGAAATGCCTCCCCCTGCTACTATTTACGGACATATATGCAGTGCCCTGGGTAAATGGGTGCCGCCTGAAGGGATAGAATTCGCCTATCACTTTACCTACCAGGCGAAATTTGATGATGTGGAACATATTCATGTCCTGACTCCTTCCAGTGGTAAGCTGCCGGGTACAAAATTCCCCAAGGTAACTGAAGGGTCGGTTAATCCTTTTAAACGAACTATCTTGTTTAAGCCAAAGTTAACGTTATATATCAATAGGCCGGAATGGAAAAGCGCTTTTCTCTCGCCTTGTTATTCTGTTGTCTTGGGCAGATCTCAAGACCTGTTTACCTACACTAGTGTCAGCAGTGTAAAGCTAGTTTCTTCTGCCGGAGCTTATTTTGAGCATACCCTTGCGCCGTATCGGATGGCGTTGCAGACCGGGCGAGGTTACGTGGTATTGATGCCGCGTTTTTTGGATTATGCTAATGGGCGTATTCCTTTTTTTGCACGTTACGTAGTATTGCACCGCCGGGTATATACGGAAGAATTAATAAAGTATCAGGAGCTAATAGGGGAGAAATATTGGGTTGACCCGGAGTCGCCGGAGGAGAAAGGCGCGCAACTCGGATTGTTATTTCATACATTTGTGGGGGATTACGATGACCAGCCTGTTATGGCCGGACTGGTTGGATGA